Sequence from the Cucurbita pepo subsp. pepo cultivar mu-cu-16 chromosome LG02, ASM280686v2, whole genome shotgun sequence genome:
TCgccattatatttttaaatagagaagaaaaatgaatttaataaatcttgTCCGTTCAAATGAAACAGATCGATCCACGTCATCGCTACGGCCACAATCTCCACATGTACTATAATGTTTGGTTCCAAAGTCAAAGCTCGCAGCCTTTCTTTTATTGGTAAgtaataataaacaattatgTAATTTGGATTAAATACATGCATTTTACTAATTAtcatttcttctattttaaataaaggtTGGACATTGGAGATGGAAAAGAGTTGAGTCTCGAAAAATGTTCTAGAACCATTCTCCAACGACAGTGTATTCAATATCTAGGACCCGTAAGTATgacaattattaattattaatttttttaataagttgaGTTTCGATCAGCAAACCtcgaattaaaatataatattttaatataaactcGGGTTACTTGTTTTGGGTGGCGTAGAATCAAAGGGAGGCTTACGAGGTGATAGTGAAGGAAGGGAAGCTTGTATACAAACAAAGTGGCAATTTCGTAAATACAGTGAATGACTCCAAATGGATATTTGTTCTTAGTGCTTCAAGAAATCTGTATGTGGGGAAGAAAGTTAAAGGCCATTTTCAACACTCCAGCTTTCTTGCTGGAGCAGTCACCACGGCTTCTGGAAGATTGGTAGCTGACAGTGGCATTCTCAGggtaatttatatatttatttaaatgcatatatcatatattataataatttttttttttaattaatgggttttggaaatttgattttttttgtttcaggCTATATGGCCTTATAGTGGCCATTATCATCCCACGgaagaaaatttcattgagTTCACTGAGTTCTTGAAGGACAACAATGTTGATCTAACAAACGTTAAGGTATaaactttgttttttaaggttaaattattggtataatatatgaatttgtttgaaaaaaaacactaatttAGTTTTGGGACAATGCAGAGATGTGCAACAGACGAGGATGTGCCACCCAATAACAAAGAGAAGGGAGAAACCGATGAAACCacagaggaggagaaggaagtGGCAGGGGGCGGTGCCACCACCGAGAAAGCTGCAGCGCCGGCGGGAGAAGCGGCGGAAATGGAAAGGCACTGCAATGTGGTTCAACGAAGAAGCAAGTGGACCACCGGCGCCGGTCCTCGAATAGGCTGCGTAAGAGAATATCCAACAAAGCTTCAATTTCAGGCATTGGAAAAGCTGAATCTCTCGCCAAGAATCACCTCTGTTCAACAGGCATTCAACTCCAATTTGCCAATTCCATCACCAAGGCCTAGCCCTAGAATCCATATGTCCCCTAGGCTTGCTTGCATGGTGCTCTCGAGTCCTCGAACGTCACAATACTAGTTGTGTCGAGTTCATGAGATTATTCAAGGAGGTGTATTCTGTTGCAGGTAGAAGAGGAGAATTCATTTCATAGTTTTAGAGGGCAGCCATGATGAATAACTTGTAGTTTTtagttataaatatttaattcatttcaattttttttttcttgatttcttataTATGTTGACTTTTGATGAACGAACAGAGGTGACAtgcaaaacaaagaaaatcgTCTTGTACTTGCACCCTCCTATCTATAATTTTCTAGAattactaaaaagaaaatcattatTGAATGAGACCTTAATGATTTGAGTCTTAAAATGAGTTAAATCAAATACTATGTTTCATAGCCAAgcaatgaaagaaaattaaatataaaagcaAGTGAAACTGGTTTAATGCACGATAATCATAAAAACAGAGAGGTTTATACAGACTGTGAGTAGCTTGTCTGAAGTTAATAGAAAAAAGTAGCATAACCTACAAAAGATAGAGGTTGATGTTGGCAGGCTAATTCAAATACACCTGACTTTGAGACGCATATTATGCTGTTATTCTTGATCGCCCCTTCGCAATCCTCCGAGCAATCACTTTACGCCCACCCTTGGTTGCTTTGCTGctcagagaagaaaaaaaatggtctTTTAATGCACATTTCGGAATGATTTGTTACCTTTTCCTTCTCAGCTAGTCTTGCCAACCAAACTAATTTACGTAGGCTGGTACTTTTTTTCCCCTAAGGCCACAAATCAACTCAGATAGGGTAGTCAAGTATTAAGGAAGCTGGACAACATATGATGCTATTAAATTGCCTGCGAGCCATGGTTCAGAGGCAAGAACGGTGAAATTTAGCTGATTAAGCCCACCCCCATCTAATTTCAGGAATGGACAAGGACATGATTGAGAgtgatttcaattttcacgatttttaataactaaaatcatGTTTCACAGTGATTTTGAATACGACATGAGattttaaccatttcaaaattactccCAAACATGCCCATCCTCAAAGTGAGCCATTGTTCATGGGCAAGGACAGTGAAAGTTAGCTGATTAAGGCAACCTAAGTTTAGGAATGGCTAAACACATGTTTCAAAGTGATTTTGAATGAAACAAAAGAGATTTTGACCAATTCAAAGTTATTCCCGACCGTGTTCTAAGATTCCTATTTATAACAACTACCAACTTAACCATCAAGCTCTACCGAGCATGTTTAACCAAAGTATAACAGTATTTGCAGATTGTGAATTCTCCCTTGTGAAaacactatatatatatatatatatatatatatatatatatttaaaaagaatatagatACAGAAAAGGCAATGGGGAGATACCGGGCAAAAAATCCATGATTCCTCTTCCGCCTGATGGTGCTAGGTTGAAAAGTCCTTTTAGGAAATAAGATCATTGGTTCTTGAGTGGAAGAATTATCTCCTGcgcaaacaaaaaaaaaaaaaaaaaaaaaaaaaaaaaaaaNTATCATCTGAGCCATGAAAATTGCTATCTATAACCATGAATCATAACTCGGACAGAAAGGTCAAAATATTCACTAACTACTTAAAACGAGTTTTCCATTATTCAAGATGCTCAACTTGCAGGGCACAACATTGAGAATGCTAAAGGAAATTTCTTTCACGAAGGCTGAAACTCAAGCTTAAATAGTCACAGTATTGCCTGCCCTCTCTTGTTGCCAGATCCCCCAAAGAAACACCCAGTGAACCAACCTCCTAATTACCATATTCCCCTACTACCTAATCCTATCATTGAACTCCTGCCATAAAACACACCTTAAGAACAAGGTGTGGATAAAGAGCCTTTGATTGCTCTCAGGTTAGATGAGCTTCTACAAAATAGCTAGAAAGGCCATTTCCCACAAAGCTTCTCACTTTGTTCTGTAAAGGAGATGAAGCCAACACCTCCTCAACCATTGAATGACAACAACTATTATTAGCCGAGGAAACGCTGAAGTTCTCCAGAAAAAAGCCCCAAATGAAGGTGGCAAAGTTAAGTTTCCAAGGTGGTACATGGTCCAAACTCTCTAAATTATATTGCACAAAAACACATCACTCGGAGCCCAACAGTATGGAGGAGGCCCTCTAGATAGAATGAATGGCGCTAATCCTCCCATTCAAAACCccaaaaagaaggaaacaacAGCATACACTACGAATTAACTCTAAAGATCAGTTCAAGCGGAACAGGCAAAAACAGCATACCGTCGGGTAAGAAGAACCGGAGCGAAGGAAGACCAAATGGGAAGAAGATGCCTTCAGATTCGAGCTTCCTCACCGATTCGGTATCATTCTGCTGCAAATGCTGAGCAGTCTGATGCTTAGAGAGTGAAGGAAAAAGCATCGGAGTGACTTCAGCGCCGTGGCCATGAGACAAAGTTTGGGGACACCAAATCCTGCTAGTCTGATGCGCGGAATTCAATCGCAACCGATTGATCAAGGAATTTCCCGTCCGAACCAGAAGTGTGGACGCCATTACCAAATGAACGAGCTGAATAAACCCTAAAGATGATCAGAAGAGGATTCTTCTTCCacttttggtttttaaaaagtgCTGGTCCGGTCAAGGTTCGGCTCTCTCTGAAATCTTCGATTCGGTTTATTTTCTAAATcgacaaaaaattaaaatggaaaaattaaagagtcatatttataaatttagtggCTAAATATgcaaaatcttaatttttcatGTCTATGTAGTtatcttttcttaattttctttatatttcatCTCATGTATCACTAGTATACTAATATTATGCCGATTAATCCTTGGTAATAAGATCATTATCATTGCTCCTATAGCTTCCAGctcaagaagattcaagacaATGGAGGAGGgctttgggaaaaaaaaaaaaaaaaaaaaaaaaataaatgagtcTCACAATTTCCTTAACAAGATTCAtgcattttaatttctatctATTTTGAGTTCTTTCATCAAATCTTACTCATCAATGTTGATGTGTTTTTCCAAACATTTTCATATTCAAATTCTGTCTCAAATATGAAAACTGAAGACCACCAACAGCCCGAATGCATAATGCTTCTTTTCATACCATCAACGTAATTCTCAAAATAACTTTGTCTCGACATTGTTATACTAACCAAACATAATGAAGATCTCATCTTAGAAACAACAATCAAAGTTTCAAAAGGTTTTAAACAAGATCATCATCAAAGTTAAAGGAAAAAGCTAGGAAATTACAAAGCTCATCCCACAATACTCCAATGTTGTACGCCAGATGATGCTTAACCAACCCCATTTGACAACACTAACTCTACAAGCAATTGGATAAATGTAAGTAACAAATCCaaggtaaaattaaaatgccTAAACAAGGGAACGAAATAACAAAGTTTGCATTTCAATGTAATACATGGCCTGGTCTGCCCCGGCGAAAGCTTTTTATAGCACACCTAAAAGTTAGGATTAAGATATTTCAACTATTATCAGTTGTATGCTGAACACAAAGAAGATATAATGCAAAATGTTGTAGACTCGGAAGATagataaacaaacaaaaccccCAAACATCTAACTGTTGattgataaataaaagaacagAAACAATGTGATGTGTTTGGTggctattttaattttttaattttttttaaatctactAAATCAAATTCATGGGATGAGGAAAAAAGTGATtcaactaaaagaaattaactCCTCCCCATACCAAGCGAGCGACACCCCCTTCCCCTCCCCTGCCCTCCCCTCCCCTCCCAACATTGTGTCTATATTTCCAATCATTTTCCTTGTCAGTTCAGTTCAAAGCAATGCGTCCGAAGAGCTTAGAAGAATCCAATACAAAGCAGTAAAACTGCATAGCAGCATCCGAGGGACTGTTTAATACTCGCGCCCCTTGTATGGCATTTCCTGTTggtacaaatagaaaaaaaatcctcaTAATCTGTATAAGGCCAGCAGGATGAATGGGAACGAGATATAAACACAACACTCAACACTTTTGGTCCTTGAGATTTGAGTTGAGTTTCTATTTGGTCTTGAACTTGTGACACATTTGATCTCcagttttcaaatttgatttttaatttgttcctTAAGTTTGAAATTGGTTTTTATTTGATGCCCAAGTAACTTATTTAAGAAACGCATACCATCAATCCACGTTTAACTCCCACATCATCGGTTCATTAGCTCAACTAACATCAACTCTACCAAGGATCACTTAGAAACCAATTTCAAATCTGAaggaataattataaatcaaattcaaacatcCAACACCCATAATGTCACTTTTGAAGCCTCAAATGACCAAGTAGAAACTCAATTCCAATCAAAAAGACCagaagggataggtttgtaaATCCAAGTTCAAGTCTTGCGACCAAAAGTGTATTTTACCTCATGTTCTAAAAGGCAGAAATAAAACCaaaagatctagaagcaaaaTCTAAAAGGCAACAATAAAACCAAAAGGTATCAAGACAATCAATGGACCCTTACAGGTTGGTAGCCCAGCATGTACATGGCAGGCCTGGGGTGGCCAAGAAGCATGGGTTGTGCATACTGCattcaaaagaacaaaaattgtaATGTACAGCAACTTTGCCtttgaaaaaaagagattaagAAAGTAATAACTTCATATTTCAGTAACCATACCTGAGGTCCATTTGGCTGTACATATGCATGTGGTGACTGCATTGGCGCAACCATTGGGTTAAATACAACAGGCTGATGACCTGCAAATGAAGGTCCAATCTGCAAAACCATGAAAAGTTGGGAACTATTACAGAAGAAGTGCATCAATCATAAATCTTCACACCATCGGAAAAGGTCAAGATCCATAAGATCTAGACGAAGTAGCAGATTCCAGCAGATATGACAGATCAACAGCTAAGAAAAAGGCATTCATAtaaatgcaaatacaattatatttaatgtatGCTAATTTTTCAAGAGAAACAACagaagaagacaatatatatatgtacttACACCAACACCATAAGGCATCCCATGCATAGGTACTGCAGGCATGTTGCTCTGGTAGTAGAAGGAACCATCAGGTGCTGGTGAAGGTGGCCTAACAGGTGCTTGAGATGGGGTGAAACTCTTTGCATTAggattgaatttgaattcctATTCACAATAGTAGGCAAAACATAAAAGAAGAGCCGAACATATAAGTTTTTAGCTGCGACGAACTATAAAACTTCATGGTTGTCATGGTTATAAGCCTATTGTCTTCGACTTGCTCGACAAAcccagcaaaaaaaaaaaaaaaaaaaaaaaaaaaaaaaaaaaaaaaNCCTTAGCATGAGGATTAAGGGTTGACTTTTCAGAGGATAGTGATCCTATTGATGAGCTAGGAGATAACACAGGACCACTGGAAGTACCAGCAGCACCATCAGAATTCAGTGATCTGGAACTACCAGGTCGTCCAGTAGGGTTCAACACTTGAACTTCTCCACGAGATTTTCCAGATTCTGGATCATCAGATAGTGCAGGAGGATTTAGCTTCTCATTATGCTTTGATGAAGCACAAGATGGAGCACGCAAG
This genomic interval carries:
- the LOC111787851 gene encoding uncharacterized protein LOC111787851, whose translation is MASTLLVRTGNSLINRLRLNSAHQTSRIWCPQTLSHGHGAEVTPMLFPSLSKHQTAQHLQQNDTESVRKLESEGIFFPFGLPSLRFFLPDGDNSSTQEPMILFPKRTFQPSTIRRKRNHGFFARKATKGGRKVIARRIAKGRSRITA
- the LOC111788512 gene encoding IQ domain-containing protein IQM4-like; translation: MCAVIEKSSGEAVSSPETKKANRGFRSEKNAGNLKLQPTRNLDSGHPPGIPLPKTRNSVVVSPAPDGHQFDAAAVKLQKVYKSYRTRRNLADCAVVVEELWWKALDFAALRRSSVSFFDSDKAETAVSKWSRAGARAAKVGKGLSKNEKAQKLALRHWLEAIDPRHRYGHNLHMYYNVWFQSQSSQPFFYWLDIGDGKELSLEKCSRTILQRQCIQYLGPNQREAYEVIVKEGKLVYKQSGNFVNTVNDSKWIFVLSASRNLYVGKKVKGHFQHSSFLAGAVTTASGRLVADSGILRAIWPYSGHYHPTEENFIEFTEFLKDNNVDLTNVKRCATDEDVPPNNKEKGETDETTEEEKEVAGGGATTEKAAAPAGEAAEMERHCNVVQRRSKWTTGAGPRIGCVREYPTKLQFQALEKLNLSPRITSVQQAFNSNLPIPSPRPSPRIHMSPRLACMVLSSPRTSQY